The DNA region aatgtatttatatactgagtttggatTAGAAAGAGGCTTCATTTAAGTAACAagtaggctttcaggaggtaactcttaggcaacatataatactagactaagtttcaatttcaaaagtaaagatcATAACTACTGATTATTAAGgacccatcaatggtccatcctccttcactagtcattgcccctgtactcaggggattctttttgtccatttgagAATGTGgcagtactccccaggatgggaactggatattattttcatttttgtgtggatctctacccaccatcacaatgccccatgaacactagAACTCTTTCATATGCCTTACAGGTataccccaggtgaacctcctctcatgcatctcccatcactgacactcccCACCAATGATCCTTCACTGCCAGAATTGtagcccttctgtgatccaaaacatcttaaaaaatgaagccaacaaaataattgaataaaattaataaaaaaggaaatgaaaatgatagttttaaaaatgacaaaatacaaaaaattaaaaagaatttgacataaaaaataattaaattaaaattaaattttggcattatgtctttcattactgtaagatctattgtcttgtatgtacagtgacattttcttccacttaGTCCCCCgatgtcatatttttttcattttatctacaAAGAGGCTTTAaactacagaaaagtcacatacagaatataggggattcccatatacccaacatactccctcttccccctttcctttattaataacattttacatgtgggtggtacatttgatacaattgatgtacaaatattgaagcattgctaggaACCATGGTTATATATTCTTGATGCTGGGTCTCCACTTGAAATTTCATACACAggacattttaaaatcaaatacaataaaaaatacaagacCATGTGTACTAATGCCAAAAAATGTAGAAGTAGTGAGTGATAAGAACTTTAGACGAGTGAAAAATGGACTTGATAGACTTAAGTAGTGAAAACGTGTCAAAGAAAGAATGGGATGTGAATTGGACTTTGAAGGATcttaaaaggcagaaaagagtaGCCATTCAAGAAAGGagtaaaaatggagacacagcaTGGGGTATAGTCAGAGAAAAGTGGGTCACACTTGTTTGACTAGAACAAGTTCATGTAGAAAAGTAATGGGAGATAAGCATTAAAAAGCAAGTTGAGATACAATCAAGTACAGCCTTGACTACTGGGTGCAGGTTGGGGGATTAGACTTCCTCCTGTAAGCAAAGAGGTAGAAATCAAGGTTTTTGAAATGATGTCATTGCAAgtagtgttttgtttctttgttttttagcaAACTAGCATATTGAAGGAATCAGAGGGAGAGAAATTGGTGATTAGGAGATAACTAAGGAGGGTAATGGAGGAGAAATATGTATAAAGGAAGCATGCACTTAAAAGTGGAAGATAAGGCAAAAAAATGGAATCTTTCTAGAGTGAAAGAATTCCATCTCTAAATAACCATTCTTTCTGGATTTCTCAGTATTAATTTTCCAGTGTTGACCTTAAGATTAATATTGCCTAAGCTAGTCAAGCTGTGTTATGATGTTAAATATTATTGATAAATACATGTGTGTACAGTCCAATATTTGATGCtgtaaagaataaaaagaaacaaaatatattctATGCTCAAGGAGTTCCCAGCCTTAATAAGgatgggtggggcaggggaaagAAAGACTATCATGTATCAATtaactagaaaaaatgaaaaagattataTGATATGAAATTCAACATAATCTATTCTGTAGGATTtcatgcggcggcttgctcagtcggtagaggtggggtctggctgcggacgaggggtcggtcctgctctGGACggggggtcggtcccgcttgggatgaggggtcggtccggcagcagacgagggatcggtctcacaaggggttgcgcggttcggctgacggggtcgcccggcgaagccggcgacgaaggggtcgcccggagaagcaggcgacgaaggggtcgcccggagaagcaggcgacgaactggggacaagggaggccaggcccttgtcgggggctctcaggactggagggcgcaaggcagaagaactaccgtggagacaaggtaaacacgcaagtcccctttattgagggagaggcaacagttttataggggctggggaaggctgattggtcgaagccacgccctgttctgattggttgccggcgaaaggtcagtgggcggtactggacgggggaggggtggtggttagggattggctgtcgctgttgctgggggaaggggcagggtttagggattggtggctgctgttgctggggtggagggcagactggatttttccgcccacgcctggctgttgctgctgtcgggggaagggaaaagggcagactggatttttccgcccacgcctggctgttgctgctgtcgggggaggggaaaagggcagactggaattttccgccctgcgcctgcgcagggagaaagaagaagaagggtgccgccccacaggcatcgggtggcgccttccgggaggaggggtggccgcggaagcatggctgccgagaaggggagacccgagggcactctgcgcccatgccgagctcccttcaggggtggcggtgagtccgaccagccaccctattatgggggcagcggcttggcctaccgcggcctcccccgccaggccagcaaaccacacttcagcccgactggtgaccGCAATTTCAGataggcaaaaaataaaatcattctgGGTTAAAGTATAATTAGACAGGGAAGGCATGACAAAAGAGGAAGCAGTCATGCTGTCCAGGTCTTTGGGGTTCTGACTGCCCAGAGGATGCCTTATTCAGTTTTCTCTGAATGTCCTGGTTCCACATTGTCTCCTCTTTCTTTCCCATACAATTCTTTCCACAGCTTTTTTGCCCCTCTTTCTTCCAGTTAGACCCAATAGCAGAAACTTCCAGGAAACAATTTCATTCCTAGCCTTCTGACAAGCTGGAACCATTCTTTACAGGATCAAATTGCCAATGGAACTGATAAAGAAAGTAATCCCATGATTGAGAAGGGGGGAGGGATGGGAAATGGGAAATGGGAAATGACATTTTTTGTCAAGTGgctaccatgtgccaggtactgtttgAGGCTGTAGGAGAAACAACAAACTCTAGGACTGTGATGGATGAAATTATTGTGCCCTACTGTGGAGATTATAGACCCATAAATGAAATTATAGACAAGAGGGAAcacgagagaaataaatacttgATTCTGGGCACTTTAAACATATTCTTTCATATAATTCGCAAcacatttcccttttttccccccaaacagGGAAACTGAGGTTAAATAAATAGTGTAAATAAGTAGTGAATCAGGGATTTGAACCTGGGATTCAGACTCTACAGCTGAATATCTTTTGTCTACGTCATACTTTCATTCACACACATGAACTTAACATGTAGGGGCCAATCCCAGGAATAACTGTCATAAGTAAAAGAGAACTATCTCCTTAATATTATCCTTGTTTCTATCTTTCCCTCATTATTTTTAGAGCAGAAAAGTTTACACTAAATCTGAGATGGAGACTAGCTCTGTGCTGCTTCTGGGAATGGGGTTGGTTCCTTCAGGAGCTTCAGAAACCACAATGGAGATAATCAAAGAAGAATTTtcagaggaagagatgaaatatgACCTAGCAAAAAGTGGCCAAGAAAAACAGACCACGGAGGTATCAATGAATGTgactttttttcataaaaataccAGGCTCCATATGCCTTCTCATTATTGACATTGCATTATAACATCCCCAAGGGGAATAGTCCAGGTCATAGCAAAGAGTATTGTAATGCCATGATGGTCTGGAGAATGGTTCCAGAACTTCATCCATGAGACCATGAAAATGATCCCAGGGTCTACAAGTTCCCAGCTGCAAGTGTGGACAGAAATCTGATATAAGCCACTATGAGAGCCCAGAATTGGAGACCACTAAGTGCCAGGTGAATACAGGAAACAATTCCCCAGGTGCCAACACCACAGTATTACCTCATTAAAGAGAATGTTGACAGTGCTGACAAGTCATTCTTGATGAACCAGTTAGTTAGTATGTCTACCTTGTAAATTCCACAGGGTTTTGAGGCTAGGCTATAAAAGGACATACTTTCCTTCTACGATCCACGTAAAGTCTTTCAGCCCTATACTAAATGCTTGATTATTTATATTAACTGGAGGAGTGAAAAACCCAATATTGGTGCATTATTCAATGAAACTTTACAATTGATCCTGGAATGCAGATGCTCTCTTcccctaacacacacacatactctctCTCTCTAACCAAACTGAATTCCTTCCTAGTATAGCTAATAAGTTAAAAAGCTAAGTATGCCCAACCAGGCAGAATTAAGGGGAGAAGTCCCAAAAGCCAATGTGGATAAGTGAAAGTTAGTTTTATTGTCAGACAATTCAGAGAAATAGTGAATTAGTGTGGGAGGTATTATCACTGTCTCTTTTCACAAACATGTGTGCATTGGTGCATACACACAGTAGTTAACATCTACTCATGCAGGAGATGCTTGTCTTCTAGAAAATGCCAGAGGAAAAAGATCCTTAGGTATAGCTGTTGCTTTGAGTCACGGATCTTCCACCCTCATTCCTTTTCTCTCACATGTTGCtataaagggaagaaataaaacctcTTATTGCAATTTTCACTTGAGCATAGTGTTGATACTTAGGGCTGTTGGAGAAGCATAGCAAAGCACACAGGAAtagagaagatagaaagatgggAAATAAAAAGTCTATGCAAATTGCCAGGCAGGATTGGTCATCAGATATGTTATTTTCTGAGgctgtcaaaaattttttttctctgcgAGTTGTTGATGTATAAGTCTTTATGGTTTAACCCTTTGCATAAAATAAGGAGACTTACCTTGTTCATTAATTTGTACCTATATGCTCCAATTGCCTCATCTTGCATCCTCCATCCATGCTGacatcaatctttttaaatgttctaattttaaataaattcatgtaaataaatattatgtCATGTAACATTTTCCTTGTGGTGTATCTTTCTTTATATGTTAATTTTCCTAGTGTTTTCCCACATTTGATGAAAGTGCTCGTTGTTTTGAAACTGTAAATTCCACAATCAACCAAAATGCATTTTGAGTttagttcattcttctttttctaattactcaAGATGTGAAATTAGGTTAGTAAGGATTGGatggaaagtaaataaaatagaaaagaaaaataatagaggaaATTATAAAGctaaaagttggtttttttgaAAAGATCTACAAAACTGACAATACTTAAGCTAGACGTACCCTgcaaaaaggagagaagacatagtttattaaaatcaggaataaaaaaCTGAGACTATAGAcattacagaaaataaaaggattataagggaatattatgaacaatttttGTGAGCAAATTAGAAAGTTTAAATAATGGACAAGtcctagaaagagaaaaattactgaaactgaatgaaaaatagaaaatctaatagaactataataataaagaaaataaattagtaattaaaaagcttctcacaaataaaagaacaaaccagatggcttcactagtGAATTTTGCTTAAACTATACTGAATACCAATTAATTAATGCATGTCCTTCATAAATTATTCCAGAAGATAGAAGAGGAGGAAACATTTCCAGactcatattattattattatgattttttaaaagatttattttatttatttaattcccccccccccccggttgtctcttctctgtgtctatttgctgagtcttgtttctttgtccgcttctgttgttgtcagcggcacgggaagtgtgggcagtgccattcctgggcaggctgcactttctttcgcgctgggcggctctccttacagggcgcactccttgcgcgtggggctcccctagcgggggacacccctgcgtggcagggcactccttgcgtgcatcaacactgcacatgggccagctccacaccagtcaaggaggcccagggtttgaaccgcggacctcccatgtggtagatggatgccctaaccactgggccaagtccgtttcccccaaactCGTATTATATGGTCAATATTAACtgatatcaaagccaaacaagggcaacggacttggcccagtggttagggcatttgtctaccatatgggaggtcgatggttcaaaccctgggcctccttgactcatgtggagctggcccatgtgcagtgctgatgcccgcaaggagtgccctgctatgcaggggtgtctctgcgtagggaagccccatgcacagggagtgcgccctgtgaggagcgccgcccagcacggaagaaagtgaagcctgcccaggaatggcgccatacacacggagagctgacacaacaagatgacgcaacaaaaaaagaaacagattcccatgccgctgacaacagaagcagacaaagatgcagcaaatagacacagagaacagacaaccagggtgggtcgggaggggagagaaataaataaataaataaataaataaataaataaataaataaataaatcttttttttaaaaaaaagccaaacaaagacattgtaaggaaaaaaacccccacaaatgTCTTTCAggaatagatgcaaaaatactcaacaaaatattggcaGTTGAAACTAgtaacagatgaaaaatataccatgaccaaatgggatttgtCAAAGAAAGTCAAAGCTGATTTAACATTTGAAAAGCAATCAATGTAGTCCATTATATTAACACAATAAAAGTTAAGACCAACATTcaagagatgcagaaaaagcattaatCGAAAATCCAATATTCACTCATGATAAACACACTCAACAAACTGGGAATAAACAGAAACTTCCTTGACTCAATAAAAGGTacttaacaaaaattaaaaactaacatATTTAATGGTAAAAGATTTAATGTTTACCCCTAACATGAGGAATAGGCAAGGATGTGTACTCCCGCCATTTCTATTCATCTTTGTTCTGGAGGTTGCAATCAGTGCaatcaaataagaaaaagaaatgaaagacaggcagattggagagaaaaaaatagaattacctttggaaaaaaacaaacaaaacagatggcatgatcctgaatgaaaaaaatccaaag from Dasypus novemcinctus isolate mDasNov1 chromosome 3, mDasNov1.1.hap2, whole genome shotgun sequence includes:
- the RNASE11 gene encoding LOW QUALITY PROTEIN: probable ribonuclease 11 (The sequence of the model RefSeq protein was modified relative to this genomic sequence to represent the inferred CDS: inserted 6 bases in 4 codons), encoding METSSVLLLGMGLVPSGASETTMEIIKEEFSEEEMKYDLAKSGQEKQTTEVSMNVTFFHKNTRLHMPXSLLTLHYNIPKGNSPGHSKEYCNAMMVWRXWFQNFIHETMKMIXQGLQVPSCKCGQKSDISHYESPELETTKCQVNTGXQFPRCQHHSITSLKRMLTVLTSHS